One genomic window of Dermacentor andersoni chromosome 8, qqDerAnde1_hic_scaffold, whole genome shotgun sequence includes the following:
- the LOC140212960 gene encoding uncharacterized protein: MAAEDVTDYPKLKQTLLQRFRYTEEGYRQKFRETKPENSETGRQFAGRLLGYFDHWQQMAKTEKTYDALRDKIVSEQFLLRCDERLAIFLKERGCRGLDKLAVAADHYLEAQNLTNIARGKERGISKAALQSKNSETEARKGKVECFLCRKQGHRAADCWTRSKGPKSSSCWKSTKHGYNADECPNRNGSNTEASGAITSCDRMPANRNEASPAPTSKYEDKTRPPVKTYGEDICLGLQAQETPTATGYLDDHTVTVLRDSGCNTVVVRRSLVPEKSFTGIMRTVYLLDGSCKQLSEAKVYVDSPFFRGTTLALCMEKPLYDVVLGNIDGVVDPIGFNTPHDSADVSKLHKKSAAEEPVQYQSVSQDKATLRAASTRGPKETKLPVAASNALEVDPQVLEELQRADPTLEGCFSSIGKSTTKRSAKVEYVCIKGILYRHYRSLTRKEVDQLIVPQSLRQFVLKMAHEGVLAGHQGIKRTTDRILEEFYWPGVQAEVTRYVRSCDICQRTVPKHLVGRVPLGNMPVIDTPFQRVAIDIIGPLSPTSAKGNRYILTMVDCATRYPDAVALPSIETERVAEALVEMFSRVGIPRDIVSDRGRSFTSSVMRELSRLLPFRHLPTTPYHPMANGLVERFNGTVKQMIRRMCQESPKNWDRYLAPLLFAYREVPQSSLGFSPFDLLYGRYIRGPMAILKELWTQTTLDEETKTTYGYVMELSERLQETCRIAHEELRKAKLTQKKYCDRKAKSRQLCAGDKVLLLLPSDNNKLILTWKGPFTVVEKRSEIDYVVDLGNRTSLFHINLLKKYEERPLSTDTAGRAAVTLQKEQLEEDPELPFLSLHQRETYRDVKVADTLDINQKTRVEQILSNYQDIFSDVPGKTNLVACKLTTTATEPVNVRQYPIPFAVQQAVEEEVQQMLAQGIIEPSDSPYHSPVVVVKKKDGSMRLCIDFRQLNKVVVMDNEPIPRVDMMFANLGKARYFSKFDFTKGYWQCHEGVLHPVAYASRKLLPRETRYSTVEREGLALVWAIQKFHVYLFGKQFVLQSDHQPLAYISSAKHTNSRILRWSLILMEYDFTVEYIKGSENVSADYMNRV, encoded by the exons ATGGCTGCGGAGGATGTCACAGACTATCCAAAGCTGAagcaaactttattgcaaaggttCCGGTATACGGAAGAAGGATACCGTCAAAAGTTTCGGGAAACTAAGCCTGAGAATTCCGAGACAGGGCGGCAATTTGCTGGTCGACTGCTTGGGTACTTCGATCATTGGCAGCAGATGGCAAAAACAGAGAAAACATATGACGCATTAAGAGATAAGATTGTTTCGGAACAGTTTTTGCTACGTTGCGATGAGAGGCTCGCCATCTTCCTGAAAGAGCGAGGATGCCGCGGCCTCGACAAGCTAGCCGTAGCGGCTGACCATTATTTGGAGGCGCAAAACCTGACAAACATCGCCAGAGGAAAAGAGAGAGGGATTAGTAAAGCAGCCCTGCAAAGCAAGAATTCCGAAACAGAGGCCAGGAAGGGAAAGGTTGAGTGCTTTCTGTGTAGAAAGCAAGGACACCGTGCTGCAGATTGTTGGACGCGGTCAAAAGGACCGAAGTCCTCGTCTTGCTGGAAAAGCACGAAACATGGATATAACGCTGACGAATGCCCGAACAGAAACGGCAGCAACACGGAGGCGTCTGGTGCCATTACTAGCTGTGACCGGATGCCTGCCAACCGGAACGAAGCAAGTCCGGCTCCTACCTCTAAATATGAGGATAAAACAAGGCCCCCTGTAAAAACATATGGAGAAGACATCTGCCTTGGTCTTCAGGCGCAAGAGACGCCGACGGCAACCGGATATCTCGATGACCATACTGTGACGGTGCTGAGAGATTCCGGATGCAATACTGTGGTTGTCAGACGTTCGCTGGTACCGGAAAAGAGTTTCACCGGTATCATGCGCACCGTTTACCTTTTGGATGGTTCATGTAAGCAGCTTTCAGAGGCAAAAGTCTACGTAGACTcccctttctttcgaggaacgaCACTGGCACTCTGCATGGAAAAGCCACTCTATGATGTTGTACTTGGGAACATCGACGGGGTGGTCGACCCTATTGGTTTCAACACGCCACATGACTCGGCTGATGTGTCCAAACTGCACAAGAAGTCAGCAGCAGAGGAGCCTGTTCAGTACCAAAGCGTGTCCCAAGATAAAGCTACCTTGAGGGCAGCGTCAACAAGGGGACCCAAGGAAACGAAGCTACCCGTTGCTGCATCGAACGCACTAGAAGTGGATCCACAAGTTCTGGAAGAGTTGCAGAGAGCAGACCCTACCTTGGAGGGGTGTTTTTCGTCGATAGGGAAGTCAACGACGAAGCGATCAGCAAAAGTCGAGTATGTTTGTATCAAGGGAATACTTTACCGACACTACAGATCGCTGACGAGGAAGGAAGTCGACCAACTGATTGTTCCCCAAAGCCTCCGCCAGTTCGTCCTTAAGATGGCGCACGAAGGAGTTTTGGCAGGCCACCAAGGTATTAAACGCACCACTGACAGGATACTGGAAGAATTCTATTGGCCAGGTGTGCAGGCTGAGGTAACACGATATGTGCGCTCTTGTGACATCTGTCAGCGCACTGTTCCGAAACACCTAGTCGGACGTGTCCCCCTAGGGAACATGCCGGTGATTGACACGCCGTTCCAACGTGTGGCAATTGATATAATCGGGCCACTCTCACCGACGTCGGCAAAAGGAAACCGCTATATCCTAACAATGGTGGACTGCGCAACACGCTATCCTGACGCCGTTGCATTACCAAGCATTGAAACAGAGAGGGTAGCAGAAGCCTTGGTGGAGATGTTCTCGCGTGTGGGAATACCACGAGACATCGTGAGCGACAGAGGCCGATCCTTCACTTCAAGTGTAATGCGAGAACTAAGCAGACTACTGCCCTTCCGACATCTGCCGACAACCCCATACCACCCTATGGCGAACGGCCTTGTTGAGCGTTTTAATGGCACGGTAAAGCAAATGATACGACGCATGTGCCAGGAAAGCCCAAAGAATTGGGACAGGTACTTGGCGCCATTATTATTTGCTTACAGAGAGGTGCCTCAGTCTAGTCTCGGCTTTTCTCCGTTCGACCTGCTCTATGGTCGATACATTAGAGGGCCAATGGCCATACTAAAGGAATTATGGACACAAACAACTCTTGATGAAGAAACAAAGACCACATATGGTTACGTTATGGAGCTTAGCGAACGGTTACAGGAAACGTGCAGAATCGCTCACGAGGAGCTGCGGAAAGCTAAGCTGACACAAAAGAAATATTGCGATCGCAAAGCGAAGTCACGTCAGCTCTGCGCCGGAGACAAGGTGTTGTTACTCTTACCTTCCGATAACAACAAACTAATACTAACCTGGAAAGGCCCATTCACTGTAGTGGAAAAACGTAGTGAAATCGACTATGTAGTTGATCTTGGCAACCGCACCAGTCTGTTCCACATCAATCTCCTGAAAAAATATGAGGAGAGACCACTTTCGACGGACACCGCGGGACGCGCGGCTGTCACGTTGCAGAAGGAACAACTAGAAGAGGACCCGGAACTACCATTCCTCTCACTTCACCAGCGCGAGACCTACCGTGACGTCAAAGTCGCTGACACCTTGGATATTAACCAGAAGACGCGGGTCGAACAAATTCTGTCGAACTACCAAGACATCTTTTCGGACGTTCCGGGCAAGACGAACTTGGTTGCGTGCAAGCTCACGACAACAGCTACAGAGCCGGTGAACGTGCGCCAATACCCGATACCATTTGCTGTGCAACAGGCAGTAGAGGAAGAAGTGCAGCAGATGCTGGCGCAGGGGATTATTGAACCATCGGACTCACCCTACCACTCGCCTGTTGTCgtggttaaaaagaaagacggcagtaTGCGCCTCTGCATCGATTTCCGGCAGCTAAACAAAGTAGTCGTCATGGACAATGAGCCTATTCCACGAGTCGACATGATGTTCGCAAACTTAGGGAAGGCTCGCTATTTCTCCAAGTTTGATTTTACcaaagggtactggcag TGTCATGAAGGCGTTCTTCATCCTGTCGCCTACGCAAGCAGGAAGCTCCTTCCGCGGGAGACACGCTACTCTACCGTGGAGCGAGAGGGCCTTGCTCTCGTGTGGGCTATTCAGAAATTCCACGTCTATCTCTTCGGCAAGCAGTTTGTACTTCAGAGCGACCACCAGCCGCTCGCCTACATTAGCTCGGCCAAGCACACGAACAGCCGGATACTCCGCTGGAGTCTAATACTAATGGAGTACGACTTCACGGTGGAATATATAAAGGGTAGTGAAAATGTAAGTGCTGACTACATGAACCGAGTGTGA